One segment of Bernardetia sp. DNA contains the following:
- the rplR gene encoding 50S ribosomal protein L18, with the protein MATTSRKSQRRTRIRRSIRKKLAGTAERPRLSVFRSNKYIYTQLIDDVNGRTLVSASLKDIDAEKHINQELSKQVGSKLAERAKEKGIDKVVFDRNGFLYHGNIKAVAEGAREGGLQF; encoded by the coding sequence ACTACCTCACGCAAGAGTCAGCGTCGAACTCGTATTAGACGTAGTATTCGTAAAAAATTAGCGGGAACAGCCGAAAGACCACGTCTTTCTGTATTTCGCAGCAACAAATATATTTATACCCAGCTCATCGACGATGTAAATGGGCGTACCCTTGTGAGTGCTTCTCTCAAAGATATTGATGCTGAGAAACATATCAACCAAGAACTATCAAAGCAAGTAGGTTCAAAACTTGCTGAGCGTGCTAAAGAAAAAGGTATCGATAAAGTAGTTTTTGACAGAAATGGTTTCTTATATCACGGAAATATCAAAGCAGTAGCAGAAGGCGCACGAGAAGGTGGACTTCAATTCTAA
- the rpsE gene encoding 30S ribosomal protein S5: protein MAANVNTVKASEIELKEKVVTINRVAKVVKGGRRFSFAALVVVGDGNGVAGYGLGKANEVTDAIQKGIEDAKKNLVKVPIIKNTIPHPIIGKFGAAKVMLKPATPGTGVIAGGGARAVLEAIGIENVLAKSQGSNNPGNVVRATFDALLRMRDAKAVAEQRGVNLTKVFNG from the coding sequence ATGGCAGCAAACGTAAATACCGTTAAAGCAAGCGAAATAGAACTAAAAGAAAAAGTAGTTACTATCAATCGTGTAGCAAAAGTAGTAAAAGGTGGTCGTCGTTTCAGCTTTGCAGCATTAGTTGTAGTTGGCGATGGCAACGGTGTAGCAGGTTACGGTCTTGGTAAAGCCAATGAAGTAACAGATGCTATTCAAAAAGGTATAGAAGACGCTAAGAAAAACTTAGTGAAAGTACCAATTATCAAAAATACGATACCACATCCTATTATTGGTAAATTTGGCGCAGCTAAAGTAATGCTCAAACCTGCAACGCCAGGTACTGGAGTTATTGCTGGTGGTGGTGCAAGAGCCGTATTGGAAGCAATCGGTATCGAAAACGTACTTGCTAAGTCTCAAGGCTCAAATAACCCAGGAAACGTAGTTCGTGCTACATTTGATGCATTATTGCGTATGCGTGATGCAAAAGCAGTAGCAGAGCAGCGTGGTGTTAATCTTACCAA